Genomic window (Streptomyces cadmiisoli):
TCCAGCGCGGCGTGCGCCCCGCCCAGGCGCCGGGCCGCCGACTCCGCGTAGCGCCAAGGCGGCCGCTCCTCGGTGGCCCGGCCCTCGAACCAGGAGAAGTCCCAGCCGTCGGTGGGGACGGCGGCCCCCTCGGCGACGAGTTCCCCGAAGCTGCGGCGGTCGTGGTCCATGCCGTGATCGTCGCAGGGCGCCGTCGGTGCGCGCCGCTGATTTTCCGGGGACGGCCGGTGACGACGACACGGGCGTGCCGTACCGGGGCCACCGGGAGGCGACCGTCCCTCCCCGTGCGCTACTTGACCAGCGGACGTACTTCCCGTGCGGTGAAGCGGACGAAGCCCTCCGGGTCGGGTTCGTCGGCCGTGGGCTGGAGGATCACCGTGTCGGCGCCGGCCTCGGCGAGCCGCCCCACGGCCTCGGCGACGGCCGCCGCGTCCCCGGCCGCCCCGAGACCCGGAACGGAGCCCGCGCCCTCGGCGGCGAGTTCGGCGCGCACCCGGGCCTCGGCGTCCGGGCCGGTGGCGGTGAGCAGATAGACGACGACCTCGTGCGGGTCGGTGCGGTGGGCGGCCCGCCGGCCCTCGTCGATGAGCCGGCGTGCCCGCCGCACGCCGTCCGGTGAGGTCACACAGGTCAGGACGGTGCCGTCGGCGGCCTCGCCGGACAGCCGCAGCGAGCGCGGTCCGGTGGCACCCGCGAGGACCGGGACGGGTCCGGCCGGCGGCCAGTCGAGGGCGACGTCGTCCAGCGTCACGTATCGGCCCTCGGTGGTGAGCCGCTCCCCGCGCAACAGGGCGCGCAGCGCGAGGAGATGCTCGCGCAGCAGGGTCAGCGGCGACTCGGCGCGCGCGCCGACCTGCCCCATCCAGTCCTGCACCCCGTGCCCGACGGCGAGGACCGCGCGGCCCGGGAACATCCGGTGCAGCGAGGCGGCCTCCATCGCGGTCAGGGCGACGTTGCGCAGCGGCACCGGCAGCAGGCCCATGCCCACGCGGACCCGTTCGGTCCAGGCCAGGGCCGCCGCGGCCGTGGAGACACCGCCCTCCCGGAAGCAGTCCTCCCACAGCCACAGTTCGCTCAGCTCCGTCTCGTCGGCGAGACGGGCGAGGGCGCGCAGCCGCTCAGGGGGGAGTTGGGGACGGAAGACGGCGCCGAGTTCGGTCATGTCCACTTCCTATCCCGCGCGCGCCACCCGGACACAACGGTTTTCCTCCCGTCCCGTCCGTCCCGCACCGCGGCCCGACCGCGCCCCCCGGTGCCCTGCATCGAAGGATGTACCGGGGTTTCGTCCGGCCGCAGGACGATCGGGCCGGATCTCGCCGGGAGCCTGGAAGCATGTCGAACAGCCTGCGCGCCCCCGAGGACACCGCCGCGCCCGGCGCCCGCGCCACCGCCCGGCTGCCGCTGCTGGACGTCCTGCGCGGCGCGGCGATCCTCGGCACGCTGATGACCAACGTGTGGATCTTCGCCGCTCCGGGTTCCGAATGGGCGTTCCTCCAGGGTGCGCCGATGGCGGACCCGTTCACGGAGCCCGCGGAGGCGGTGTTCCGGTTCCTCGCCGACGGCAAGTTCCTGGCGATGCTGACGGTCCTGTTCGGCGTGGGCCTGGCCATCCAGTACGACTCCGCCGCCCGCCGGGGGACGCCCTGGCCGCGCGGCTACCGGCCGCGCGCCCTGTTCCTGCTGGCCGAGGGCACGCTCCACTTCGTCCTCGTCTTCGGCTTCGACGTGCTGATGGGCTACGCCGTCACGGCCCTGCTCGTCGCCCGGCTGCTGGTCCGCTCCGAGCGGGTGCGGCGGGCGGTGATGTGGACGTCGGCGGGCCTGCACGTCGCGCTGATGTCGCTGATCACCCTGTCGCTGCTCGCCGACCCGTCCGCCGGCGGCCGGGTGTCCGCCGGCGCGGTGGACCTCTACGCGCACGGCAGCTGGCTCGACCAGATCGCCTTCCGGCTGGAGAACGCCGTCGTCCTGCGCCTGGAGCCGGTCCTGTCCTTCGGGCTGCTGGTCTTCCTGTTCCTGCTGGGCGTCCGCCTGCACCGCGCCGGTGCCTTCACCCCGACCGGACACGGCCGCCGGCTGCGCGCGCGGATGGCCGGGTGGGGGCTGGGCCTGGGCGTCCCGTGCAACGCGGCCCTCACGCTCGGTGGCCAGGACTTCTTCTTCCTGGGCCGCTACGTGGCCGCCCCGGTGGTCGCCGTCGGCTACCTCGGACTGATCGGCGTCCTGCTGGACCGCGGGTGGCTGCCCGCCCCGGTCTCCCGCGGCCTGACCGCCGTCGGCCGCACCGCCCTGTCCTGCTACGTCGCCCAGAACCTGCTGTGCATGCTGGCCTGCTACGGCCTCGGCCTGGGCCTGGCCGAACGCCTCGCCGACGGCGGTCCCTGGTGGGTGATGGGCCTGTGGGCGGCGGTGAGCGCGACGCTCGTCACCGCGGCCACGCTGTGGCTGCGCCGCTTCCCGAACGGCCCGCTGGAGTCCGTGCAGCGCCGCGCGCTGCGCCGCTGACGACGCCGGTCACGCCGGCGCGGGCCGGGAGACGTGGCCGACGGCGGTGGTCACCCGCAGCGCGATGACCATGTCGCGGTAGAGGCCGTCGGTGGCCAGGAGCTCGGCGTGGGTGCCGATCGCCCGGACCCGCCCCTGCTCCAGGACGATGATCTGGTCGGCCTCGACGACCGTGGACAGCCGGTGCGCGATGGTGACGACGGCGGCCCGGCGGGCGCGTTCCCGTACGAAGTCCTGGACCGCCGCCTCCGTCAGCCCGTCGAGCTGGGCGGTGGCCTCGTCCAGCAGCAGGATCTCGGGATCGGCGACGAACGCGCGGGCCAGGGCGACGCGCTGGCGTTCACCGCCGGACAGCACGGTGCCGTCGAGGACGGTGCCGAGGCCGTCCGGCAGGGTCCGGGCCCGCCTGGTCAGACCGACCGCGCCGAGCGCCGACCACAGGTCGTCGTCGGTCGCTCCGGGGCGCAGATAGCGCAGGTTGTCGGCGAGGGTGCCGGGCACCAGCGGGGTGTCCTGCTCGACGTAGGCGATACGGCGGCGGGACTCGTGGGCGGGCCACTCCTCGAACAGGGCCCCGTCGAGCCGCAGCCGGCCGCTGTCCGGCCGCAGGAACTCCAGCATCAGGGAGAAGACGGTGGTCTTGCCCGCTCCCGAGGGCCCGACGATCGCGGTGTGGCCGCGGCGCGGGATGCCGAAGCTGACGCCGTCCAGGGCGCGGGGGCCGTCGTCGGCGTACCGGGCGGTGACGTCGCTGAACGACACGATGTGCGCGCAGGACCCGGCCACCGGCGCGGTCCGGTCCCGCGCCGGACGGGGAACGGCCGCACGCGTGTGGCCCTCCTCCAGTTCGAGGTCGTGCACCTGGGCGATACGGGCGGCGGCCGCGATGCCGGACTGCAACTGCGAGAAGGTCTCCGCCAGTTCCGTGGCCGGTCCGACGAGCTGGAAGGCGTACAGCAGGAAGGCGATCAGGCCGGACACCGACAGTGCGCCGGAGTCCACCCGGGCGGCGCCGACGGCCAGGATCAGCAGGATCGCCAGCTGGACGCCGGCCATGGTGACCGTCCACACCACCGACTCGATGCCCACGGCGCGGACGCTGTGCCGCGCCGACGCGTCCGCCTCGGCCACGATCCGCCGCGACTCCCGCTCCTCGGCCCGCGCGGACTTCACGGTACGGATGGCCCGCAGCGCGCCGTCGAGCGCCGCGCCCAGTCTGCCCACCGACTCCTGCGCGGCCTGCTGCGCCTGGGCCAGGCGGGGCATCAGCACCGCCACGAGCACACCGACGCCCGCGAGGCCGCCCAGGGTGACGGCGAACAGGACCAGGTCGAGGAAGGCCATCAGCGTGAGCGCGCCGACCAGGCCGACCACGCCGTTGACCAGCTGGGTCAGGCTCGACGCGGCCGCCTCGCGCATCAGCACGGTGTCGGAGGTGACCCGGGTGACGAGTTCCCCGTTGGGCCGGCCGGTCAGCTCGCCGACCCGCAGGCGCAACAGACGGCGCACCATCGAACGGCGGGCGTCGCGCACCACCCGCTCGCCCATGCGGCCGAGCAGGATCCACTGGAACGCCTGCACCACCGAGCCGATCACGAGCAGCCCGGCCAGGGCGGTCACCGCGGGCGCGACGGACCGGGAGTCCGCGAGACCGTCGAGCACCCACTTGGTGACCAGCGGGGTCGCGAGGGTGGTCGCGCTGACACACAGCCCGAGCACCAGCCCGAGGACGAGGGTGCGGCGATGAGGGCGCACGAAGAACCAGAGGAGACGGACGTTCGGCACGACGACCTCTTTCAATGAAAGCCCAGCACTTACTTATGGGACACTGATGTCCCATTCCAGGTTAACCGAGTCCCGCCCTGGAGTGTCCACTGATAGATTCGGGACGTGAGCACGACGTCAGTCCCCGATCCGGCCACCGCGGAGTCCGGGACCCGCGGCCGTACGCGCCGCGCCATCCTGGACGCCGCGGCCTCGGTGCTGGCCCGCGACCGCCGGGCCACCCTCGCGGAGATCGCCCGCGCCGCCGACGTGGGCCGCAGCACCCTGCACCGCTACTTCCCGGACCGCGACCAGCTGGTCCGCGCCGCGACCGAGGACGCCCTGGAGCTGATCGACCGGGCGGTGCACGACGCCGCGACCGATCAGGGCCCGCCCGCCGACGCGATGCGCCGGCTCGCGACCGCGCTGGTCGACACCGGCGACCGGATGATCTTCGCCTTCGGCGACACGAGCCTGCTCGCCGAGCTGGAGAGCCAGGGCGACGACGGTGACGCCACCGAGCGCCGCGTCCTCGACCTCATCGAACGAGGCCAGGCGGACGGGACGTTCGACTCCGGTGTCGGAGCGCAGTGGATCATGCAGGTGCTGTGGGCGCTGGTGTACGCGGGCGCGGAGTCGGCCCAGCAGGGGACACTGCCGCGACCCGGCGTGACCGCGCATGTCATCCGCACACTGGAGGGCGGAGTCCTCGGGCGCACGGACGGCACCGGACAGCACGCCACCGGACAGCAGGGCTGAGCCCGGCGGCCGCATCCGGCTTGCGCCCCGGGAGGCGCACCCAGGCCAGGAAGGCGCGCCACCGGTACGAGCCCGTCCCGGCCGCCGCCCTCAGTCCGCCGTGAACGCCCCCAGGACGACCCCGGTGAACGCGCCGCCGATCATGAACGGGCCGAGCGGGATCGCCGACCTGCGCCCCGCCCGGCCCGTGAGGACCAGCGCGAGCCCGTACAGGGCCCCGTAGACCAGCCCCGCGAAGCCGCCGACGAGCAGCACGGACCAGCCGTACCACCCGAGAGCCGTGCCCAGCGGCAGGGCGAGTTTGACGTCGCCGAAGCCGAGGCCGGCCGGGTCGACGAGGAACAGCACGAGGTACGCCGCACCGAGCGCGACACCGCCGAGCAGGGCCGTCGGCCAGGAGCCCGCGGCGCCGGGCAGGGCCGCCGCGACGCCGAGCAGCGCGGCGGTCCCGGCGGCCAGGGGCAGGGTCAGCACGTCCGGAAGCCGCTGCACCCGGACGTCGACCAGGGCGAGGAGCACCGCGACGGGGGTGCTCAGCAGCCACACGGCGAGTTCGGGCCGAGCCCCGGTGGCGGCGGCGAGCACCGCGCAGACCACGGCGGCACCCGGCGCGACGACCGCCGTGTCCGGGCCGTACGGCGCACAGGTCACCTCCGCGCAGCGCGCCCGCCCGACCCAGCCGCCGAACGCCCCCGCGATCGGATGCCCGCCGGGACAGCGACCGCTCCAGGACTGCCCGGCCTCCACCGAGAACCGGTGGGCGGCCCGCGGCAGCAGCAGTCCCGTACCGGCGCCCCACAGGGCCGCCGCGAGAGTCAGGAGTGCGCGCACGGCGGGACGATAGCCCCGCCACCCGGGGCGGGACATGGGCCCGTGGGCCCATGTGGGGCCGCCCCGCCGCGGATACGGTCGGTGCGCACACCGAACGGCGGACGGCGGAGGTGTCCTCGCGATGGGACGTTGGCGGGACGGACGGGGCGAACTCGTCGTGCACGGGGACACGGCACCGACCACGGTGCCGCTGGAGATCGCGGCCTCCTACCGGGCGCGCACCAAAGGGCTGTTGGGCCGCGACCGGGTGGACGGCGCGCTCCTGCTCTCCCCCGCCAACAGCGTCCACACCTTCCGGATGCGGATCCCCATCGATGTCGCCTACCTCGGCCGCGACCTGACCGTCCTCGCCGTCCGCACGATGCGACCGGGCCGGCTGGGCCTGCCCCGCCCACGCGCCCGGCACGTGGTGGAGGCCGAGGCGGGCGCCATGGCGGGGTGGGGGCTGCGCACGGGGGTACGGGTGGAGATCGTCGAGCGGTAGGCGGGCTCGGGCATCAGCCAGGTGGTTCGGCCGGCTCGGGCATCGGGCAGATCGTTCAGCCGGCTTCGGGCATCAGGCCGATCGTTCAGCCGGCTCGGTGATCGGACGGTCGGTGACCAGGGCGGTCAGGATCATCGGGGCGTCGCCGTCGGACTGGTTGAGCGAGACGGCGACCCAGCGGGGCCCGGCGCCGGGGGCGGCGGTGACCGGCCCCCACACCGCCAGGTCCCCGAAGCAGTCGTGGTCGGCGAGGGCCTGGAACGGCTCGGGCAGAGGCTCGCCCGCCTGTGCCCGGAACAGCGGCACCCTCATGCCCACGGCCCGGTGGGCCCCCCATCTGCCGTCCAGTTCCCGTACCAGCGCGGCCAGATGCCCCTCGGCCGCCTCCTCCGCCGCGCTCCACTCCTGCGCGTACACGCCCGTGAGCGCCTCGCCCTCCCAGAGCGGTACGAGCACGAATCCCGCGCCCTTGGTCGCGGTCCACTCCCCCGTGTCCGGCGCGCCCTCGTCGGCCGTGGCCGCACCGGCGCCCGCCAGGGGCTCGGTCAGCAGCGCGTCCAGACCGGACAGCGCGCCCGCCGCGTCGAAGGCCCTCCGGGAACGGGCGGTCACAGGACGGCCCGGTCCAGCGGCCGGGGCAACGGCTCCAGGGCCCCGGCCTCCCTCAGCACCGCGTACGCCCGTACGACGGCGGCGGTGTCACCGGGGTCCGCGACGTGCAGCAGGACACCGCCCCCGGCGAGTTCCTTGCGGGGGATCCCCGAGGAGTCCGGGACACGCGCCGCACGCCCCGGGGACAGGAATCCGACCCAGCCGACGGACGGCTCGCCGACCATGAAGTCGGCGTCGTCCTCCAGGGCGTCCATGACGTCGTCGTCGGTCACGTCGCCGAAGTCGGGCTGCCACGACTCCGCGACGGCGGCGAGGAGTTCGGCGTCGGGGACCTCGGCGTCGTCGGGCGACTCGACGGCGATCACGATCGACTGGAGCAGGTTCTCCGGCGAGCCGCCCGCCACACCGCTGAGCTCCGCCTTCCAGCCCGGCACGCCCTCCGCCACCAGCCGCAGTCCCGTTCCGGTGCGGTCGGACCAGTCCTCCGCGGCACGGGCCGCCCGCAGCGCGTCCAGCAGGGACGCCGTGTCGGGTGGGGATCCGGGCCGGACCGCCCCGGCCGGGCCCGCGTACCGCCAGGTCCAGGATGCCGCGCCGCCCTGGCCCGCCGCCGGGAGCAGCCGGACGAGCCCGTCGAGGGTGGCGCTCCATCGCTCGGCCAGCCGTTCCACCGGCTCGGGCCGAGGGCCCCAGAAGCCCCGCACCACACGTCGCATGTCCTGTCCTCCGTCGCCTCTCGTTGACAGATCCGAACGCCGTCACAGTAGTCGACCCGGCCCGCTCGCCCCGTCAGTCGAACGCCTCCGGCCTCCTGGTGCCGCCGGCCGGTTTCTGCTCGGTGTGGAAGACCCGGATGCTCAGTCCCTCGTCCCGGAACGCCCTGCGCGCGGCGTCGGCCACGTCCTCGTTGGAGAAGTGCCATTCGACGCGCCGGTCGCCCGCCGCCTCCACCTGCCGTCGGGCCTCGGCGACGAACTCCTGCTTACCGGACTCGGTGAGCCGGCCGGGATCGCTCCTGGACAGATAGCTCGCGTAGCCGTTCTTGGCCTCCAGATACGTCCGCCGGGAGGCGTCCCAGCCGTCGTACTCGACGTCCGGCACCCCGTCCCTCGGGTGCGGAACGACGTACTCGTAACCGCGCCGGGTGTTGGTGATCTGCTCCTGATAGCGCAGCCAGGACTCGTTCTTCCAGTTGGGCGCGGGGTTCCGGTCGCGGCTCGCCCAGAAGCCGTCACTGCCGTCGGCGTCGCCGTAGGTGCGGGTTTGCAGGTCCTCGGCCCAGTCGGGCGCGTTGTAGTTGCGCGGGTCGCTGGTGTCGTTGCGCTCGGGGTCGGGCCACTGCCGCTTGTTCTCCAGGGCCTCCTGGGCGCGGGCCGGCTCCTCGGCGCGCTTGCGCTCCACATAGGCCTGCCGCTCCTGCTCACGCGCCTGGCGCGCCTGCTCCCCGGCCTCCTCGTCGCATCCTTCGTTCGCCACGAGGCGGTAGGGGACGCGGGCCGGCGCGGCGGCGAGGACGGTGCTCCCGCCGCCCGGAGCGCCGGTGAGTGCGGGGGGTGTGCCGCCGCCGCCACCCTCGTACGCCCTGCCGTACGGAACCTTCGGGCCGGGAGCGGCGATCGTGCAGCCGCTACGGCGGGCGGCGTCCTCGGCCTCGTCCGCCGCCTCGTCGGCGCGCCGCGCGGCGTCCTCCAGGGCGTCGAGGTCGCCCGCCCGGGCGGCGCGCTGGGCGTCCTGGGCGGCCTCGGCCGCGCCGTCGGCGAGCCGGCCCAGCCTGCCGAGCGCACCGATCTTCTCGGCGATCTTGGCCTCGCCGTAGCCGGGGATGAACAGCGACCCGACGTTCCACAGGACGGTGGTGACGGCGCGCGTCTCGTTGCCGCTGTTCCACTGGTCCACGACGTCGTCGCCGATGAACATGTCGAACAGCACCGTGCCGCCGGTCCCCAGCGAAGCGCCGCCCCAGTCGAGGAGCGCGCCCAGGTAGTCGCCGTCGCCCCACATCTCGCGGGCGTCGGCGGTGCCGTCCCACCACTCCTGCCCCAGCGAACGGCCGTAGTCCATCAGGCCGTTCCACGTCTCGACGGGATTGGTGACGGTGTTCCACATGCCGACCAGATCACCGCCGATGCCGTCGACGAAGAGGCCCTCGCCGACCTGCTGGAGCTGGTCGCCGGCACAGCCGAAGAACGCGCCGAACCCGGAGAAGCAGCCCTCGTCGTCGCCCCCGCCGTCGTCGTCACCTCCGGCCGTGGGGTCCTCGTACGGAGGCTCGTCGATCTCGTCCGCGTCGGCGACGGGGTCCACGACGTGACGGTCGACGGCGGAGGGGGTGTCGGGGGCGGGGGTGTCGTCGGTGGGGCCGTTGTCGTCGGCGTTGCCGTCGCCGGTGTTGCCGCCGTCGTCTCCGCCGGCGCCTTGGTCTCCGCCTGTGTCCCCGTTCTGACCGCCGTTCTGACCGCCGTTCAGGCCGCCGTTCTGGCCGCCGTTCTGGCCGTTTCCTGGGGGCTGGTCGCTGCCGGGGTTCTGGTCGGTTCCGTCGCCGGCCGTGACCTCGTCGCCGTCGCCGGTGGCCGGGCACGCCGTACCCGTCACCCGGCACACCTGCGACTGGATGCCGGTCAGGATCTGCGTGCCGAGACCGGTGACGACGAGCGCGCTGATGATCGCGACGACGACCGCGACCAGACCGGCGTACTCGACCGCCGTCTGGCCGTCGTCCCTGCGCCAGCGGATCATCCGCGCGAGGGAGAAGGGCCGGTGCGGCCGCCGGTCCGTCCGCGGCAGCCGGTACCACGCGCGGCTCGCCGGACGGGTCAGCAGGTACAGCACCACGGCGGGCACGAGGAGCTGGGTGAAGCCCCGGGCCGATCCTTCGGCGATGTTGGAGATCGAACCGAGGACCAGCCAGACCTGTACGGCGATCAGACCGGCCCAGATCCTGACCCCGCCCGCCCGGCTGCGGCGGGCCAGCCACCAGCCGAGCACACCGGGCGCGGCCGCGTACACCACCCTGGCGAGCAGACCGCCGTCCACCGCGTCCACGGACGACGCCGTGAGCAGGACCCCGAGGCCGCCCACGACGGTCGCCGCGAACAGCAACCGGACCAGGACGAGGGCGGACGAGAGCGGACCGGGTATCTCCCGCCGCCCGTCCCGCCCCGATGCCCCCGCTCCCCCGAACGCCGACACTCCCCCGATCGAGGCCATGTCCCCCGCCTCCTCAATTCCGGCCGGACGGAGGCAATTTCAAGCCTCCACCTCGTCAATTGAGGCTAGGGAGGGGCCGGTGACCCGGCATGGGCCCGGAGACCCAAATCGACGCCCAGTGGACGTGGGGCCCAGGGGCCCGGCGGGGCGTACTCAGCCGGTGACGACGTGCAGGACCGCGGTGCCGTCCGCCCCCGTCGCCGCCTGGATCACGACGGTGCCGGGCTCGGCGCTCGGCCGACCCGAGTCTCCGAGGCCGCCGCACGAGTTGCCGCTGCCGTTGTCGCGGAGAACGGTGAGGCAGCCCTGCCCCGGGCCGCTCGCGCCGGCCTTGGAACGGCCGTTGTCCGACTGCACCGAGTACTCGATCTCGTTCGGCCCGACCTTCGTCACGGACAGGGTCGCCATGCCCTTCGGACCCTTGAAACGGAACGTCACCGGTTCGGACACCGCGATCTCGCAGTCGCCGTCGGCACAGGCGGCCGTGTCCGCCCCGTCGGCGGCCGCGACCGACGGCGACGGATTCCCTGCTGATGGCGACGGCTCCGTTGCCGATGGGGACGGTTTCACCGCCGGGGTGCGGTCGGCGTCCGTGCCGCCCGCGCAGCCGGTTGCGGTCAGCGCGACCGCCATGGTCAGCGCGGCTGCCGCGCATGCCGCGCTTGCCGAAGTCGTCCAGGCCATGGTGCTCCCGTTGTCTGACGCGGCTGCCCGCCCCGCCGGTACGGGTGTGGGACGGGCAGCCGGATGGTGCTCGGGTATCAGCTCTCGCCGCGCGGGAAGGAGACCTCGACGCGACGGTTCTTCTTGCGGCCGGACTCGGAGGAGTTGTCGGCGATGGGGTACTGCTCGCCGTAGCCGCGCACCTCGAAGGTGATGTCCGGGTTGTTCAGCTCGCCGTCCAGCACGTCGTGCACGGCGTTCGCGCGCTGCCTGGACAGCACGTCGCCGTGAGCCGAGGAACCGAGGTTGTCGGTGAAGCCGAACACGCGGATCCTCGTGGCGTTCTGGGCCTTGATCTCGTCGGCGATCGCGACGATCCGCGCCTTCGCCTCGCCGCCGAGCTTCGCGCTGTCCTTGCCGAACAGCACCTCCGCCTGGAGCGCGAACTTCACGTCCGCGTTGGTGTCCTCACGGC
Coding sequences:
- a CDS encoding Tox-REase-5 domain-containing protein, which produces MASIGGVSAFGGAGASGRDGRREIPGPLSSALVLVRLLFAATVVGGLGVLLTASSVDAVDGGLLARVVYAAAPGVLGWWLARRSRAGGVRIWAGLIAVQVWLVLGSISNIAEGSARGFTQLLVPAVVLYLLTRPASRAWYRLPRTDRRPHRPFSLARMIRWRRDDGQTAVEYAGLVAVVVAIISALVVTGLGTQILTGIQSQVCRVTGTACPATGDGDEVTAGDGTDQNPGSDQPPGNGQNGGQNGGLNGGQNGGQNGDTGGDQGAGGDDGGNTGDGNADDNGPTDDTPAPDTPSAVDRHVVDPVADADEIDEPPYEDPTAGGDDDGGGDDEGCFSGFGAFFGCAGDQLQQVGEGLFVDGIGGDLVGMWNTVTNPVETWNGLMDYGRSLGQEWWDGTADAREMWGDGDYLGALLDWGGASLGTGGTVLFDMFIGDDVVDQWNSGNETRAVTTVLWNVGSLFIPGYGEAKIAEKIGALGRLGRLADGAAEAAQDAQRAARAGDLDALEDAARRADEAADEAEDAARRSGCTIAAPGPKVPYGRAYEGGGGGTPPALTGAPGGGSTVLAAAPARVPYRLVANEGCDEEAGEQARQAREQERQAYVERKRAEEPARAQEALENKRQWPDPERNDTSDPRNYNAPDWAEDLQTRTYGDADGSDGFWASRDRNPAPNWKNESWLRYQEQITNTRRGYEYVVPHPRDGVPDVEYDGWDASRRTYLEAKNGYASYLSRSDPGRLTESGKQEFVAEARRQVEAAGDRRVEWHFSNEDVADAARRAFRDEGLSIRVFHTEQKPAGGTRRPEAFD
- a CDS encoding ABC transporter ATP-binding protein, translating into MPNVRLLWFFVRPHRRTLVLGLVLGLCVSATTLATPLVTKWVLDGLADSRSVAPAVTALAGLLVIGSVVQAFQWILLGRMGERVVRDARRSMVRRLLRLRVGELTGRPNGELVTRVTSDTVLMREAAASSLTQLVNGVVGLVGALTLMAFLDLVLFAVTLGGLAGVGVLVAVLMPRLAQAQQAAQESVGRLGAALDGALRAIRTVKSARAEERESRRIVAEADASARHSVRAVGIESVVWTVTMAGVQLAILLILAVGAARVDSGALSVSGLIAFLLYAFQLVGPATELAETFSQLQSGIAAAARIAQVHDLELEEGHTRAAVPRPARDRTAPVAGSCAHIVSFSDVTARYADDGPRALDGVSFGIPRRGHTAIVGPSGAGKTTVFSLMLEFLRPDSGRLRLDGALFEEWPAHESRRRIAYVEQDTPLVPGTLADNLRYLRPGATDDDLWSALGAVGLTRRARTLPDGLGTVLDGTVLSGGERQRVALARAFVADPEILLLDEATAQLDGLTEAAVQDFVRERARRAAVVTIAHRLSTVVEADQIIVLEQGRVRAIGTHAELLATDGLYRDMVIALRVTTAVGHVSRPAPA
- a CDS encoding LLM class flavin-dependent oxidoreductase, with the translated sequence MTELGAVFRPQLPPERLRALARLADETELSELWLWEDCFREGGVSTAAAALAWTERVRVGMGLLPVPLRNVALTAMEAASLHRMFPGRAVLAVGHGVQDWMGQVGARAESPLTLLREHLLALRALLRGERLTTEGRYVTLDDVALDWPPAGPVPVLAGATGPRSLRLSGEAADGTVLTCVTSPDGVRRARRLIDEGRRAAHRTDPHEVVVYLLTATGPDAEARVRAELAAEGAGSVPGLGAAGDAAAVAEAVGRLAEAGADTVILQPTADEPDPEGFVRFTAREVRPLVK
- a CDS encoding DUF192 domain-containing protein yields the protein MGRWRDGRGELVVHGDTAPTTVPLEIAASYRARTKGLLGRDRVDGALLLSPANSVHTFRMRIPIDVAYLGRDLTVLAVRTMRPGRLGLPRPRARHVVEAEAGAMAGWGLRTGVRVEIVER
- a CDS encoding DUF418 domain-containing protein, coding for MSNSLRAPEDTAAPGARATARLPLLDVLRGAAILGTLMTNVWIFAAPGSEWAFLQGAPMADPFTEPAEAVFRFLADGKFLAMLTVLFGVGLAIQYDSAARRGTPWPRGYRPRALFLLAEGTLHFVLVFGFDVLMGYAVTALLVARLLVRSERVRRAVMWTSAGLHVALMSLITLSLLADPSAGGRVSAGAVDLYAHGSWLDQIAFRLENAVVLRLEPVLSFGLLVFLFLLGVRLHRAGAFTPTGHGRRLRARMAGWGLGLGVPCNAALTLGGQDFFFLGRYVAAPVVAVGYLGLIGVLLDRGWLPAPVSRGLTAVGRTALSCYVAQNLLCMLACYGLGLGLAERLADGGPWWVMGLWAAVSATLVTAATLWLRRFPNGPLESVQRRALRR
- a CDS encoding OmpA family protein, whose protein sequence is MTRTRVTLTLAVATALLTTGVCGAATAHADDSPSVPPGTEASASAPVEVDANDPDLKIPEGATLAEPKVLDIKQVVEDQSGDERREDTNADVKFALQAEVLFGKDSAKLGGEAKARIVAIADEIKAQNATRIRVFGFTDNLGSSAHGDVLSRQRANAVHDVLDGELNNPDITFEVRGYGEQYPIADNSSESGRKKNRRVEVSFPRGES
- a CDS encoding prepilin peptidase, which encodes MRALLTLAAALWGAGTGLLLPRAAHRFSVEAGQSWSGRCPGGHPIAGAFGGWVGRARCAEVTCAPYGPDTAVVAPGAAVVCAVLAAATGARPELAVWLLSTPVAVLLALVDVRVQRLPDVLTLPLAAGTAALLGVAAALPGAAGSWPTALLGGVALGAAYLVLFLVDPAGLGFGDVKLALPLGTALGWYGWSVLLVGGFAGLVYGALYGLALVLTGRAGRRSAIPLGPFMIGGAFTGVVLGAFTAD
- a CDS encoding TetR/AcrR family transcriptional regulator; the encoded protein is MSTTSVPDPATAESGTRGRTRRAILDAAASVLARDRRATLAEIARAADVGRSTLHRYFPDRDQLVRAATEDALELIDRAVHDAATDQGPPADAMRRLATALVDTGDRMIFAFGDTSLLAELESQGDDGDATERRVLDLIERGQADGTFDSGVGAQWIMQVLWALVYAGAESAQQGTLPRPGVTAHVIRTLEGGVLGRTDGTGQHATGQQG